From a region of the Mycobacteroides saopaulense genome:
- the gatC gene encoding Asp-tRNA(Asn)/Glu-tRNA(Gln) amidotransferase subunit GatC, producing the protein MSAISRDEVAHLARLARLALTDAELDGYAGQLDAILGHVSQISAVSTDELDEVDATSSPLDAVNVTRPDVIADCLTPDEALAAAPRVAEGRFAVPQILGEEE; encoded by the coding sequence GTGAGCGCCATATCCCGTGACGAGGTCGCGCACCTGGCCAGATTGGCCCGGCTTGCGCTGACCGACGCTGAGCTGGATGGATACGCGGGGCAACTCGACGCGATCCTCGGCCACGTCAGCCAGATCAGTGCCGTTTCTACCGATGAGCTCGACGAGGTCGATGCGACCAGTTCTCCGCTCGATGCGGTCAATGTCACACGGCCCGATGTGATCGCCGACTGCCTCACACCGGACGAGGCGCTCGCCGCAGCCCCCCGGGTGGCCGAGGGGCGTTTTGCGGTTCCGCAGATTCTGGGAGAAGAAGAGTGA
- a CDS encoding ACT domain-containing protein: MPSYLLRLQLADRPGSLGSVAVALGTVGADILSLDVVERGPGYAIDDLVIDLPPGSMPDSLITAAEALNGVHVHSIRPHTGLLEAHRELELIDRVAAAAAPARLEVLAQEAPHVLRANWCTVVRQDGSGFIRVAGSAGAPETQATSAPWLPLGRAQVLDTGAEWVPQLWKDMDTTLAAAPLGSGDTAVVLGRPGGPEFRPSEVARLGYLAGIVATLVR, from the coding sequence GTGCCGTCCTATCTGCTGCGCTTACAACTTGCCGACCGACCCGGAAGTCTGGGATCGGTCGCCGTCGCGCTGGGCACGGTGGGTGCGGACATCTTGTCCCTCGACGTCGTCGAGCGCGGTCCGGGGTACGCCATCGACGACCTGGTCATCGACCTGCCGCCCGGCTCCATGCCCGACTCGTTGATCACCGCCGCGGAGGCGTTGAACGGGGTGCATGTGCATTCCATCCGCCCGCACACCGGCCTGCTGGAGGCACACCGCGAGCTGGAGCTCATCGACAGAGTGGCCGCCGCCGCGGCACCGGCGCGCCTCGAGGTGCTCGCGCAGGAGGCTCCCCACGTGCTGCGCGCGAACTGGTGCACCGTGGTGCGCCAGGACGGCTCCGGATTCATCCGGGTGGCCGGCAGCGCCGGGGCCCCGGAAACGCAGGCCACCTCGGCCCCCTGGCTACCACTGGGGCGTGCGCAGGTTCTGGACACCGGCGCCGAGTGGGTGCCGCAGCTGTGGAAGGACATGGACACCACGTTGGCCGCCGCACCACTGGGTTCGGGCGACACGGCCGTCGTGCTGGGCCGTCCGGGAGGCCCGGAGTTCCGGCCCTCCGAGGTCGCGCGCCTGGGCTATCTGGCGGGCATCGTCGCAACCCTGGTGCGATAG
- a CDS encoding ArnT family glycosyltransferase encodes MMAIVYLWNISQNGWSNAFYAAAVQSGSQSWKAWFFGSFDPQNYVTVDKPAGGLWLMGLSARIFGFSSASMLIPQAILAIASALLIRAAVRRLAGPAAGLLAAAVFALIPVVSVMFRHSNPDAPMVFGMVVAAYFLTRALDTERAREAAGWMALAGAGIGFAFLCKTLEALLVAPALLLVYVLAAKFGWKAKLAHLAAATVALIVSSGWWMLAVALTPAASRPYVDNSTDNSEWTLAIGYNGLDRLLGKASGMSREFEGPSFSGTPGLFRIFEDDQAFHVAWLIPAALVALVLGLAITSRTDTSGLLTRYRSLITNPGGVALILWGGWLVSTYVILAYMKQQFHPYYTSAMAPGIAGTLATGVVVLWQKRSEPIGRYGLAAVTLAAVAMGWVLLRRDPAWLPWLRWVLLVGGIAAAVVLALGGLQRSQRLRIGIATLALAVSLGGSIAFTIANVTTPKVGGLSTSGPAMPDDDKFGGREPAPLDPSLAALIKDSGARWPVATTNTRTAAPIQLETNAPVMAIGGFSGRDNPITLQQFIDYTQDGTVQFYAESVKDKDKQKEQPQHDSDTKRVADDIQKWVENHFSSKDYGDLRVFDLSVPPKP; translated from the coding sequence ATGATGGCGATCGTCTATCTGTGGAACATCAGCCAGAACGGTTGGTCCAACGCCTTCTATGCGGCGGCGGTGCAGTCCGGCAGTCAAAGCTGGAAGGCGTGGTTCTTCGGCAGTTTCGATCCCCAGAACTACGTGACGGTCGACAAGCCCGCTGGCGGCCTGTGGTTGATGGGATTGTCGGCCAGGATCTTTGGCTTCTCCAGCGCCAGCATGCTGATCCCCCAGGCGATACTGGCCATCGCCAGCGCCCTGCTGATACGCGCCGCCGTTCGCCGTCTCGCGGGGCCGGCAGCCGGCCTGCTCGCCGCCGCGGTGTTCGCGTTGATCCCGGTGGTGTCGGTGATGTTCCGCCACTCAAATCCGGACGCCCCCATGGTCTTCGGCATGGTGGTCGCCGCATATTTCCTCACTCGCGCACTGGATACCGAGCGGGCACGCGAGGCGGCGGGCTGGATGGCCCTGGCCGGAGCCGGTATCGGCTTCGCCTTCCTGTGCAAAACGTTGGAAGCGCTCTTGGTGGCTCCGGCCCTGCTGCTGGTGTACGTGCTGGCCGCCAAGTTCGGATGGAAGGCCAAGCTGGCCCACCTGGCGGCCGCGACGGTCGCCCTCATCGTGTCCTCGGGATGGTGGATGCTCGCGGTCGCATTGACTCCGGCGGCCAGCCGGCCGTACGTCGACAACTCGACCGACAACAGCGAGTGGACATTGGCGATCGGATACAACGGGCTGGATCGACTGCTGGGCAAGGCTTCAGGCATGTCCCGGGAGTTCGAGGGCCCAAGTTTTTCCGGGACGCCCGGACTGTTCCGGATCTTCGAGGACGATCAGGCCTTCCACGTGGCGTGGCTCATCCCGGCGGCGCTCGTCGCACTGGTGCTTGGGCTCGCCATCACCAGCCGCACCGACACCTCGGGCCTGTTGACGCGATACCGGTCGCTGATCACCAATCCCGGCGGGGTGGCGTTGATTCTGTGGGGCGGCTGGCTGGTCTCGACGTACGTGATCCTGGCGTACATGAAGCAGCAGTTCCACCCGTATTACACCTCGGCGATGGCGCCGGGCATCGCGGGCACCCTCGCGACCGGCGTTGTCGTGCTGTGGCAGAAGCGATCCGAACCCATCGGCCGCTACGGATTGGCGGCCGTCACGCTGGCCGCTGTCGCGATGGGATGGGTGCTGCTTCGCCGCGACCCGGCCTGGCTGCCCTGGTTGCGGTGGGTGCTGCTCGTGGGCGGGATCGCCGCGGCGGTCGTATTGGCACTCGGCGGGTTACAGCGTTCGCAACGGCTACGGATCGGCATTGCCACACTGGCGCTTGCCGTTTCGTTGGGTGGGTCGATCGCGTTCACCATTGCCAATGTCACCACCCCCAAGGTCGGCGGGCTGTCCACCTCGGGCCCTGCGATGCCCGACGACGACAAGTTCGGCGGCCGGGAGCCCGCACCCCTCGACCCGTCGCTGGCCGCATTGATCAAGGATTCCGGCGCGCGGTGGCCGGTGGCGACCACCAATACCCGCACCGCCGCGCCCATTCAATTGGAAACCAATGCCCCGGTGATGGCCATCGGCGGATTCTCCGGACGCGACAATCCCATCACGCTCCAGCAGTTCATCGACTACACACAGGACGGCACCGTCCAGTTCTACGCCGAGTCCGTCAAAGACAAGGACAAACAGAAGGAACAGCCCCAGCACGACAGCGATACCAAGCGGGTGGCCGACGACATCCAGAAGTGGGTCGAGAATCACTTCTCCTCAAAGGATTACGGCGACCTACGGGTGTTCGATCTTTCTGTTCCGCCGAAGCCTTAG
- the ligA gene encoding NAD-dependent DNA ligase LigA, with amino-acid sequence MDPDVQRQWRELADEVRGHQFRYYVKDAPVVSDGEFDRLLKELEALEAQYPELQTPDSPTQLVGGAGFVTEFGSVDHLERMLSLDNAFSSEELTAWDARVRGDIGEEPEYLCELKIDGVALSLVYENGVLVRGATRGDGRSGEDVTLNAKTIEDVPERLTASREYPIPALLEVRGEVFFRLEDFEVLNASLVEEGKPPFANPRNSAAGSLRQKNPAITARRRLRMICHGLGRAEGFAPESLHEAYLALGQWGLPVSTHTTKVRGVAKVQERVNYWAEHRHDVEHEIDGLVVKVDAVALQRRLGSTSRAPRWAIAYKYPPEEATTELLDIRVSVGRTGRVTPFAYMTPVKVAGSTVSLATLHNASEVKRKGVLIGDTVVIRKAGDVIPEVLGPVADLRSGSEREFVMPTTCPECGTTLAHEKEGDADIRCPNSRSCPAQLRERVFHVAGRGAFDIEALGYEAAVALLSAGVIEDEGDLFSLTADDLLRTDLFKTKNGSLSANGSRLLDNLDKAKQQQLWRVLVALSIRHVGPTAARALATEFGELEAIEAASVEQLAAVEGVGSTIAAAVVDWFTVDWHRAIVDKWRAAGVRMADERDESIPRNLEGLSIVVTGSLPGFSRDEAKEAIIARGGKSASSVSKKTAFVVVGDSPGSKYDKAVELGLTILDEDGFRALLADGPPA; translated from the coding sequence GTGGATCCTGACGTGCAGCGCCAGTGGCGTGAGCTTGCCGACGAGGTGCGTGGGCACCAATTCCGCTACTACGTCAAGGACGCCCCGGTCGTCTCCGATGGCGAGTTCGATCGCCTCCTGAAGGAGCTTGAGGCGCTGGAAGCACAGTATCCCGAGTTGCAGACCCCGGACTCACCCACGCAGCTGGTGGGTGGAGCGGGATTTGTCACCGAATTCGGATCGGTCGACCACCTGGAGCGAATGCTCAGTCTGGACAACGCATTCAGTTCCGAGGAGTTGACGGCCTGGGATGCCCGAGTACGCGGCGATATCGGGGAAGAACCGGAATACCTGTGCGAGCTGAAGATCGACGGGGTCGCGCTTTCGTTGGTGTACGAGAACGGTGTGCTGGTGCGCGGCGCGACGCGTGGAGACGGCCGCAGCGGCGAGGATGTCACCCTGAACGCCAAGACCATCGAGGATGTACCGGAAAGGCTTACGGCCTCAAGGGAATACCCGATACCCGCGCTCTTGGAGGTGCGTGGCGAGGTCTTCTTCCGGCTGGAGGATTTCGAGGTGTTGAATGCCTCGTTGGTGGAGGAGGGCAAGCCGCCGTTCGCCAATCCGCGCAACAGCGCCGCGGGCAGCCTGCGGCAGAAGAACCCTGCGATCACCGCCAGGCGGCGTCTGCGGATGATCTGCCACGGTCTTGGCCGCGCCGAGGGTTTCGCTCCGGAGAGCCTGCACGAGGCCTATTTGGCTTTGGGGCAGTGGGGTTTACCTGTCTCTACTCACACCACGAAGGTTCGCGGCGTGGCGAAGGTGCAGGAACGTGTCAACTACTGGGCCGAGCACCGGCACGATGTGGAGCACGAGATCGACGGGTTGGTCGTCAAGGTCGACGCCGTGGCCCTGCAGCGCCGCCTTGGCAGCACCTCGCGCGCGCCGCGCTGGGCGATCGCCTACAAGTACCCGCCTGAGGAGGCGACGACCGAGCTGCTCGACATCAGGGTGAGCGTGGGGCGCACCGGGCGGGTGACACCGTTTGCGTACATGACTCCGGTCAAGGTGGCCGGATCGACGGTGTCGCTGGCGACCCTGCACAACGCGTCCGAGGTCAAACGCAAGGGCGTGCTGATCGGTGACACTGTGGTCATCCGCAAGGCCGGTGACGTCATCCCCGAGGTGCTGGGCCCGGTCGCCGATCTGCGAAGCGGATCCGAGCGTGAATTCGTCATGCCCACAACATGTCCCGAATGCGGTACCACATTGGCGCACGAGAAGGAGGGCGATGCCGACATTCGCTGCCCCAACTCGCGCAGCTGCCCGGCGCAATTGCGCGAGCGGGTGTTCCATGTGGCGGGGCGCGGCGCCTTCGACATCGAGGCGCTCGGTTACGAGGCTGCCGTCGCTTTGCTCTCGGCAGGGGTGATCGAGGACGAAGGTGATTTGTTCAGCCTTACCGCCGATGACTTGCTGCGCACAGATCTGTTCAAGACCAAGAACGGGTCGTTGTCCGCCAACGGAAGCCGGCTGCTGGACAACTTGGACAAGGCGAAGCAGCAGCAACTGTGGCGGGTGTTGGTGGCACTGTCGATTCGGCACGTCGGCCCAACCGCCGCGCGGGCCTTGGCCACCGAGTTCGGCGAACTGGAGGCCATCGAGGCGGCCTCTGTCGAACAGCTGGCAGCCGTCGAAGGCGTGGGTTCCACGATCGCCGCGGCCGTGGTGGATTGGTTCACCGTGGATTGGCATCGCGCCATCGTCGACAAGTGGCGCGCCGCGGGGGTGCGGATGGCCGATGAGCGCGATGAGTCGATACCACGCAACCTGGAAGGGTTGTCCATCGTCGTAACGGGTTCGCTCCCTGGGTTTTCCCGCGATGAGGCCAAGGAAGCCATCATCGCCCGGGGTGGCAAGTCCGCGAGCTCGGTGTCGAAGAAGACGGCGTTCGTCGTCGTCGGTGACTCGCCGGGGTCCAAGTACGACAAGGCCGTAGAGCTGGGGTTGACCATCCTCGACGAGGACGGCTTCCGGGCGTTGCTCGCCGACGGGCCCCCCGCGTAG
- a CDS encoding MmcQ/YjbR family DNA-binding protein: MGTHPIMFTEEDPGLAELRQLALALPEAAEQISWGRPVFKAGKIFAMFGGNAKGNAKGEMIAYPYSVLVKVDDSERPALLQDERFYYPAYMGPYGWLGLDFSTADVDWGEVAELLDASYRLIATKRLIKLLDQRD; encoded by the coding sequence ATGGGCACGCATCCCATCATGTTCACCGAGGAAGATCCCGGTCTGGCAGAACTGCGCCAGCTGGCACTCGCACTGCCCGAGGCGGCCGAACAGATCTCCTGGGGTCGGCCCGTCTTCAAGGCAGGCAAGATCTTTGCGATGTTCGGTGGCAACGCCAAAGGAAACGCCAAGGGCGAGATGATCGCGTACCCGTACTCGGTGCTGGTCAAGGTGGACGATTCCGAACGCCCCGCACTCCTGCAGGACGAACGCTTCTACTACCCGGCATACATGGGTCCCTATGGCTGGCTGGGGCTGGATTTCAGCACCGCCGACGTGGACTGGGGCGAGGTCGCCGAGCTTCTCGATGCCTCCTACCGGCTGATCGCGACCAAACGGCTGATCAAGCTGCTCGATCAGCGCGACTGA
- a CDS encoding Rv1815 family serine proteinase, translated as MSVASRLRGALGGAVLTAVALAPPALADGPLVFPGMEIIQGTQSCTLGFVDPDARIGLTAGHCAMDTDGPVYDSAGEVIGVLVIAGSNLRDGDRIDGTKYVIDYEAIKFRSDVAINDILPNGIRLERGGGIQPHTGLPVCRNGVTTGEACGTVTNVNNGWFEIDGLPADHGDSGSAVYSITSPGHGAIVGIARGTTRSVETGVVQTTAVSWSTILNQLREDLERTPDAPPPPGDSPDTAALPAPQEA; from the coding sequence TTGTCTGTTGCTAGCAGATTGCGCGGCGCCCTCGGCGGGGCAGTGCTCACCGCGGTCGCGCTCGCACCTCCCGCCCTTGCCGACGGCCCGCTGGTGTTTCCCGGGATGGAGATCATCCAGGGAACGCAGAGCTGCACGCTGGGGTTTGTCGATCCCGACGCCCGGATCGGTCTCACCGCAGGCCATTGCGCTATGGACACCGATGGCCCGGTGTACGACTCGGCGGGCGAGGTCATCGGCGTCCTCGTCATCGCCGGCTCCAATTTGCGCGATGGCGACCGGATCGACGGCACCAAGTACGTCATCGACTACGAGGCCATCAAATTCCGCAGTGACGTGGCGATCAACGACATACTCCCCAACGGGATTCGGCTTGAACGCGGCGGCGGGATCCAGCCGCACACCGGGCTGCCGGTCTGCCGAAACGGTGTCACCACCGGCGAGGCGTGTGGCACCGTCACCAACGTCAACAACGGCTGGTTCGAAATCGACGGACTGCCGGCCGACCACGGCGACTCGGGCAGCGCCGTGTACTCCATCACCTCGCCCGGGCATGGTGCCATCGTCGGGATCGCGCGTGGAACCACCCGGAGCGTTGAGACCGGCGTGGTTCAAACCACCGCGGTTTCCTGGTCGACCATCCTCAATCAACTGCGAGAAGACCTGGAAAGAACGCCCGACGCTCCCCCGCCACCTGGGGATTCACCGGATACAGCAGCACTTCCTGCACCACAAGAGGCCTGA
- a CDS encoding Rv1815 family serine proteinase, translating to MTSVGVKGRLPGPRRRLAVPIAFLAVLAGLGLVNPIAAHADPLIYPGMEIIQRPPGKESLSCTLGFVDPVARVGVTAGHCGGNGPVFTNDGVRIGQLAVAQSNIKPEGPLSRDDYRIDYEGIAFDEGVPINNVLPNGLRLGVDPAVVPRDGLAVCRVGITTGEACGAIAGFGNGWFLVDGLPADHGDSGSAVYTVTSPGNAAIVGIVSARFTANQTRRESTVALSWPTVQQQIRADIAAAQRPEVASPVAINPQAPPPVAVNPQAPPMVLPPAPADDRPSGPARMVVP from the coding sequence GTGACCAGTGTCGGCGTTAAGGGTCGACTGCCCGGCCCCCGGAGGCGATTGGCGGTGCCGATCGCGTTCCTGGCCGTGCTGGCCGGTCTTGGCCTTGTCAACCCGATTGCGGCACATGCGGACCCGCTGATCTACCCCGGCATGGAGATCATCCAGCGCCCACCCGGCAAGGAATCGTTGAGCTGCACACTCGGTTTCGTCGACCCTGTCGCGCGCGTGGGTGTCACTGCAGGTCACTGCGGCGGCAACGGGCCTGTGTTCACCAACGACGGCGTCCGCATCGGACAGCTGGCCGTGGCCCAGTCCAATATCAAGCCCGAGGGGCCGCTCTCACGCGACGATTACCGAATCGACTATGAGGGCATCGCCTTCGACGAGGGCGTGCCGATCAACAACGTGCTGCCCAATGGACTACGACTCGGGGTGGATCCGGCCGTTGTGCCCCGGGACGGCCTGGCCGTGTGCCGCGTGGGTATCACGACGGGCGAAGCCTGCGGCGCGATCGCCGGATTCGGCAACGGCTGGTTCCTGGTGGACGGCCTACCCGCCGACCACGGAGACTCCGGGAGCGCCGTGTACACCGTCACCTCACCGGGCAACGCCGCCATCGTCGGAATCGTCAGCGCGCGCTTCACCGCCAACCAGACCCGCCGGGAATCCACCGTGGCGTTATCCTGGCCGACGGTGCAACAACAGATCCGGGCAGATATCGCTGCTGCCCAACGTCCCGAGGTAGCCAGCCCGGTGGCGATCAATCCCCAGGCGCCACCTCCCGTTGCCGTCAACCCGCAGGCGCCGCCGATGGTCCTGCCTCCCGCGCCCGCCGATGACCGCCCTTCCGGGCCCGCGAGAATGGTTGTCCCCTAA